From a region of the Euwallacea similis isolate ESF13 chromosome 3, ESF131.1, whole genome shotgun sequence genome:
- the LOC136419635 gene encoding uncharacterized protein isoform X1, which translates to MQSEPSRYINSVSDILYSPDEIEFLLDDIRDLEPTNYKPEEIQEASDGMLCVLQDFEIAGSRTDALNAECEAGEGCELDSPLGTVNSWDSHSHYRRMAPSPDLSLYSGVILYCDYAHLKTPTGFLRILFLATTIACLACLCTSGTVKVGLFMLPLVGRIRLMMFITLLSIFVTCLLLFLDISHTVYLFPFNWGKVNAYLYVSLSVLFLIASSLLFHMVFLSEAFSWVPKWTHQQLLVTGSLGYVCCLESLIICVIQQCKARIYHPVGEDPSMTLQDRQQSPEGSPQHKVVSANQTTHNFRAIVNTQIIATTTVKKLTLEIDDVQPCSSKSSDPYRMA; encoded by the exons ATGCAGTCTGAGCCGAGCCGATATATCAATTCAGTATCGGACATATTATACAGCCCTGACGAGATTGAGTTCCTTCTGGACGACATCAGAGACCTGGAGCCGACAAACTATAAACCTGAAGAGATTCAG GAAGCCTCGGATGGCATGCTGTGTGTTTTGCAGGATTTCGAGATAGCCGGCAGTCGGACCGACGCCCTGAACGCCGAATGCGAGGCCGGAGAAGGCTGCGAGTTGGACTCGCCTCTCGGCACAGTCAACTCGTGGGATTCCCATTCGCACTACCGCAGAATGGCCCCTTCGCCGGATCTCTCTCTTTATTCGGGAGTGATCCTCTATTGCGATTATGCTCACTTGAAAACCCCCACGGGTTTTCTAAGAATACTGTTTCTG GCCACCACAATTGCGTGTTTGGCCTGTCTGTGCACATCAGGGACAGTGAAAGTAGGACTTTTCATGCTGCCTCTGGTGGGTCGTATCAGGCTTATGATGTTCATAACCCTCCTCAGTATTTTTGTGACATGTCTCCTGTTATTCCTTGATATCTCCCATACTGTGTACTTGTTTCCATTTAATTGGGGAAAAGTC AATGCATATTTGTATGTAAGTCTTAGTGTACTGTTCCTCATAGCTTCTTCTCTGTTATTCCACATGGTGTTTTTATCAGAGGCCTTTTCATGGGTTCCTAAGTGGACTCATCAACAGTTGTTAGTTACCGGG AGTTTAGGATACGTCTGTTGCCTAGAATCCCTAATAATCTGCGTAATTCAGCAATGCAAAGCCAGAATTTATCATCCAGTGGGTGAAGATCCCAGCATGACCCTCCAAGATCGCCAACAATCCCCGGAGGGCAGCCCGCAGCATAAAGTTGTATCAGCGAATCAGACCACGCACAATTTTAGAGCCATCGTAAATACTCAGATAATAGCCACTACAACtgtgaaaaaattaactttagaAATAGACGATGTGCAGCCGTGTTCTTCGAAAAGTTCGGATCCTTATAGGATGGCATGA
- the LOC136419635 gene encoding uncharacterized protein isoform X2, protein MQSEPSRYINSVSDILYSPDEIEFLLDDIRDLEPTNYKPEEIQDFEIAGSRTDALNAECEAGEGCELDSPLGTVNSWDSHSHYRRMAPSPDLSLYSGVILYCDYAHLKTPTGFLRILFLATTIACLACLCTSGTVKVGLFMLPLVGRIRLMMFITLLSIFVTCLLLFLDISHTVYLFPFNWGKVNAYLYVSLSVLFLIASSLLFHMVFLSEAFSWVPKWTHQQLLVTGSLGYVCCLESLIICVIQQCKARIYHPVGEDPSMTLQDRQQSPEGSPQHKVVSANQTTHNFRAIVNTQIIATTTVKKLTLEIDDVQPCSSKSSDPYRMA, encoded by the exons ATGCAGTCTGAGCCGAGCCGATATATCAATTCAGTATCGGACATATTATACAGCCCTGACGAGATTGAGTTCCTTCTGGACGACATCAGAGACCTGGAGCCGACAAACTATAAACCTGAAGAGATTCAG GATTTCGAGATAGCCGGCAGTCGGACCGACGCCCTGAACGCCGAATGCGAGGCCGGAGAAGGCTGCGAGTTGGACTCGCCTCTCGGCACAGTCAACTCGTGGGATTCCCATTCGCACTACCGCAGAATGGCCCCTTCGCCGGATCTCTCTCTTTATTCGGGAGTGATCCTCTATTGCGATTATGCTCACTTGAAAACCCCCACGGGTTTTCTAAGAATACTGTTTCTG GCCACCACAATTGCGTGTTTGGCCTGTCTGTGCACATCAGGGACAGTGAAAGTAGGACTTTTCATGCTGCCTCTGGTGGGTCGTATCAGGCTTATGATGTTCATAACCCTCCTCAGTATTTTTGTGACATGTCTCCTGTTATTCCTTGATATCTCCCATACTGTGTACTTGTTTCCATTTAATTGGGGAAAAGTC AATGCATATTTGTATGTAAGTCTTAGTGTACTGTTCCTCATAGCTTCTTCTCTGTTATTCCACATGGTGTTTTTATCAGAGGCCTTTTCATGGGTTCCTAAGTGGACTCATCAACAGTTGTTAGTTACCGGG AGTTTAGGATACGTCTGTTGCCTAGAATCCCTAATAATCTGCGTAATTCAGCAATGCAAAGCCAGAATTTATCATCCAGTGGGTGAAGATCCCAGCATGACCCTCCAAGATCGCCAACAATCCCCGGAGGGCAGCCCGCAGCATAAAGTTGTATCAGCGAATCAGACCACGCACAATTTTAGAGCCATCGTAAATACTCAGATAATAGCCACTACAACtgtgaaaaaattaactttagaAATAGACGATGTGCAGCCGTGTTCTTCGAAAAGTTCGGATCCTTATAGGATGGCATGA
- the Usp14 gene encoding ubiquitin carboxyl-terminal hydrolase 14, with protein sequence MPQYKVKVKWGKEAYQVEVNTDEPPELFKGQIFTLTGVLPERQKLMIKGVTLKNDSWDNFKLKDNVTVLLVGSKEEDVPKEPVEKTVFVEDMNESELATALDLPAGLINLGNTCYMNATVQCLKTVPELREALQTYQEGVAVAGGVIPAQSMTAALRDLYSTMDKGHTVPPIVLLQVLHMAFPRFAEKTEHGGFAQQDANEFWTELVRMLQQKLPSKLSNSESSQQKFKSIIDQYFGGTLDVELKCDEAPEEPAAKNQEQFLQLSCFMSTDVRYMQSGLKSKMQEQITKKSLMLDRDAVYTKTSKISRLPAYLTIQFVRFFYKEKGSINAKVLRDVKFPMEFDAFDLCTPELHEKLAPARAKFKELEDALVDATKEKRDVDTKQKEVKNYAPYWFEDDLGSNNSGYYTLQAVLTHKGRSSSSGHYVGWIKIAGGKWVKCDDDTVTPVTEEEILKLSGGGDWHCAYVLLYGPRLLEIKLDEMKLDE encoded by the exons ATGCCACAATACAAAG TTAAAGTAAAATGGGGCAAGGAGGCGTATCAAGTGGAAGTAAATACGGACGAGCCCCCGGAGCTTTTCAAGGGACAGATTTTCACCCTTACTGGGGTGCTACCAGAAaggcaaaaattaatgattaaAGGGGTTACTTTGAAGAACGATTCTTGGGACAATTTTAAGCTCAAAGAT AATGTAACCGTATTACTGGTGGGTAGTAAAGAAGAGGATGTTCCTAAGGAACCAGTTGAAAAGACTGTTTTTGTGGAGGATATGAATGAAAGTGAACTAGCAACAGCG CTCGACTTGCCAGCTGGTCTGATTAATTTAGGAAATACGTGTTACATGAACGCCACTGTTCAGTGCCTGAAAACTGTGCCAGAATTGCGGGAAGCTTTGCAAACTTACCAGGAAG GGGTTGCTGTGGCCGGTGGAGTAATTCCTGCCCAATCAATGACTGCTGCTTTAAGAGATCTGTACTCTACCATGGATAAAGGGCACACAGTTCCGCCGATAGTTTTATTGCAAGTGTTGCACATGGCTTTTCCCAGGTTTGCAGAAAAGACTGAGCATGGTGGTTTTGCACAGCAA GATGCGAATGAATTTTGGACGGAATTGGTCAGAATGTTACAGCAAAAATTGCCTTCCAAGTTAAGTAATTCCGAGTCTAGTCAGCAGAAATTCAAGTCGATAATTGATCAATATTTTGGAGGAACTTTGGATGTGGAGCTTAAGTGTGATGAGGCTCCAGAAGAGCCTGCAGCAAAGAATCAAGAGCAGTTTTTGCAACTCAGTTGTTTTATGTCTACCGATGTCAGGTATATGCAATCTGGCCTAAAAAGC AAAATGCAAGAGCAAATTACGAAAAAGTCTTTAATGTTAGATAGGGACGCAGTATATACAAAGACG TCAAAAATCAGCAGATTGCCGGCATATTTAACAATACAATTtgtgagatttttttacaagGAAAAAGGTTCGATCAATGCGAAAGTGTTAAGAGATGTTAAGTTTCCAATGGAGTTTGATGCATTTGATTTGTGCACTCCGGAACTGCATGAGAAATTAGCTCCTGCGAGAGCTAAatttaag GAATTGGAAGATGCATTGGTGGACGCTACGAAAGAAAAAAGGGACGTTGATACGAAACAAAAAGAGGTCAAAAATTATGCGCCCTATTGGTTTGAAGATG ATTTGGGCAGCAATAACAGCGGATATTACACCCTGCAAGCAGTCTTGACTCATAAAGGCCGGTCGTCTTCCAGCGGTCACTACGTAGGGTGGATCAAGATAGCCGGCGGAAAATGGGTCAAATGTGACGATGACACTGTCACCCCAGTCACTgaagaggaaattttaaaactttcaggAGGAG gtgATTGGCATTGTGCCTACGTCCTCCTTTACGGACCACGCTTGCTGGAGATAAAGTTAGACGAGATGAAACTggatgaataa